In one Ictalurus punctatus breed USDA103 chromosome 19, Coco_2.0, whole genome shotgun sequence genomic region, the following are encoded:
- the mical3b gene encoding protein-methionine sulfoxide oxidase mical3b isoform X8, translating into MGDGQVVGEGCSPYTFFDRFVQASTCRETLRAFQELCSELHLQPGDNPLFYKTLRSRLHYWRAKALWAKLDKRASQKEYQRGHACSNTTCLIIGAGPCGLRTAIELSFLGARVVLVEKRDTFSRNNVLHLWPCTIQDLRGLGAKKLYGKFCAGAIDHISIRQLQLILLKVALLLGVEVHVNVEFRSLREPPENQAHQSIGWSAEVHPPAHPVSELQFNVVVGADGRRNTLPGFRRKEFRGKLAIAITANFINRNTTAEAKVEEISGVAFIFNQRFFQELRSATGIDLENIVYYKDDTHYFVMTAKKQSLLEKGVILHDYADTEVLLSRDNVDQNALLAYAREAADFSTNHQLPTLDFAMNHYGQPDVAMFDFTCMYATENAALVRQRRGHRLLVALVGDSLLEPFWPMGTGIARGFLAAMDTAWMVRSWGMRLEPLDVLAERESVYRLLPQTTPENVSKNYSQYSLDPGTRYPNLNTQAINASQWRGR; encoded by the exons ATGGGTGATGGGCaggtggtgggggaggggtgcagCCCCTACACCTTCTTTGACAGATTTGTGCAGGCGTCGACGTGCAGGGAGACCCTGCGGGCGTTTCAGGAGCTCTGCTCTGAGCTCCACCTGCAGCCAGGAGACAATCCACTCTTCTACAAGACCCTGAGGTCCAGACTGCACTACTGGAGAGCCAAAGCTCTGTGGGCCAAGCTGGACAAACGAGCCAGCCAGAAAGAGTACCAGAGAGGCCATGCTTGTTCTAACACTACA TGTCTGATAATAGGCGCAGGACCGTGTGGGCTTCGCACGGCTATCGAGTTGAGTTTTCTGGGTGCGAGGGTGGTGCTGGTGGAAAAGAGGGACACTTTCTCCCGGAACAACGTCCTCCATCTGTGGCCGTGTACCATCCAGGATCTGCGTGGCCTCGGAGCCAAGAAGCTCTATGGAAAGTTCTGTGCAGGGGCCATCGATCATATTA GTATTCGTCAGCTGCAGCTCATCCTGCTGAAGGTGGCTCTGCTCCTGGGTGTGGAGGTTCATGTGAATGTGGAGTTCAGGAGTCTGAGGGAGCCTCCGGAGAACCAAGCGCACCAAA GTATTGGCTGGAGTGCTGAGGTCCATCCCCCTGCACATCCAGTGAGTGAACTGCAGTTCAATGTGGTTGTTGGAGCAGACGGCAGGAGGAACACCTTACCAG GATTTCGTAGGAAAGAGTTCCGGGGAAAGCTGGCCATCGCCATTACTGCAAATTTCATCAACCGTAACACCACAGCAGAGGCCAAGGTGGAGGAGATCAGCGGCGTGGCCTTTATTTTCAACCAGAGGTTCTTCCAGGAGCTGCGTAGTGCCACCG GTATTGACCTGGAGAACATCGTCTACTATAAGGATGACACTCATTACTTTGTCATGACAGCTAAGAAGCAGAGTCTGCTGGAGAAAGGAGTCATACTGCAT GATTATGCAGACACAGAGGTTTTGCTCTCCAGGGACAACGTAGACCAGAATGCATTGCTGGCGTACGCACGGGAGGCAGCGGATTTCTCCACCAATCACCAGCTGCCGACTCTCGACTTTGCCATGAACCACTACGGGCAGCCGGATGTGGCTATGTTCGACTTCACGTGCATGTACGCGACGGAAAACGCAGCGCTCGTACGGCAGCGCAGGGGACATCGGCTGCTGGTGGCGTTGGTGGGAGACAGTCTGCTGGAG CCGTTCTGGCCGATGGGGACAGGCATTGCGCGTGGTTTCCTGGCTGCTATGGACACGGCGTGGATGGTTCGGAGTTGGGGAATGAGGCTTGAACCTTTAGACGTGTTGGCTGAGAG GGAGAGTGTGTATCGGCTGCTTCCTCAGACCACACCAGAGAACGTCAGTAAGAACTACAGTCAGTACAGCCTGGACCCTGGCACACGCTACCCAAACCTCAACACACAGGCTATTAATGCATCTCAG TGGAGAGGAAGATGA